A DNA window from Amycolatopsis sp. DSM 110486 contains the following coding sequences:
- a CDS encoding MCE family protein, whose translation MKRRRLAGVFAGVLVLAGCSDGGFNGLYSTPLPGGPDLGDHPYHVTALFTDVLDLVPQASVKVDDVAVGRVDKITLTPDTRSALVAMTVNGDVQLPANARAELRQSSLLGEKFVELGQPTAEKPAGHLADGAQIPLGRTNRNPEVEEVLGALSLLLNGGGLGQLQDISHELNDALSGNEPEMRALLSRVDDLATQLDSHKGEILRAIDGLGKLSHTLAGQQQNIKTALDNLAPGLKIVADQRDQLVGMLNALNKLSGVAVDTVNRSRDQLVANLKALQPTLQKLGEAGQDLPNALQILLTYPFPDYAGNTIKGDYANVDATVNLDLDKLLQNFTNTSQPPIQIAGLTSQQPGSATPELPLPLPTTAPPAKNQAGPGGLLGGLLGGLLGGGAG comes from the coding sequence GTGAAGCGGCGGCGCCTGGCCGGGGTGTTCGCCGGCGTGCTCGTGCTCGCCGGCTGCAGCGACGGCGGGTTCAACGGCCTGTACTCCACACCGCTGCCAGGCGGGCCCGATCTCGGCGACCACCCGTACCACGTGACGGCGCTGTTCACCGACGTGCTCGACCTCGTGCCACAGGCGAGCGTAAAGGTGGACGACGTGGCCGTGGGCCGGGTCGACAAGATCACCCTCACACCCGACACCCGCTCGGCGCTGGTTGCCATGACTGTCAACGGCGACGTGCAGCTGCCCGCCAACGCGCGCGCCGAGCTGCGGCAGTCGAGCCTGCTGGGGGAGAAGTTCGTGGAGCTGGGCCAGCCCACCGCGGAAAAACCCGCCGGTCACCTCGCCGACGGCGCGCAGATCCCGCTCGGGCGCACCAACCGCAACCCCGAGGTCGAGGAAGTGCTCGGCGCGCTTTCCTTGCTCCTCAACGGCGGCGGCCTCGGCCAGCTGCAGGACATCAGCCACGAGCTCAACGACGCGTTGTCCGGCAACGAACCCGAGATGCGCGCGCTGCTGTCGCGAGTGGACGATCTCGCGACGCAGCTCGACTCGCACAAGGGCGAGATCCTGCGCGCGATCGACGGGCTGGGCAAGCTCTCGCACACGCTCGCCGGACAGCAGCAGAACATCAAGACCGCGCTGGACAACCTGGCGCCGGGCCTGAAGATCGTGGCCGACCAGCGCGACCAGCTCGTGGGGATGCTGAACGCGCTCAACAAGCTTTCGGGCGTCGCGGTCGACACGGTGAACCGCAGCCGCGACCAGCTCGTCGCGAACCTCAAGGCGCTGCAGCCGACGTTGCAAAAGCTCGGCGAGGCGGGTCAGGACCTGCCCAACGCGTTGCAGATCCTGCTCACCTACCCGTTCCCGGACTACGCGGGCAACACGATCAAGGGCGACTACGCCAACGTCGACGCGACCGTGAACCTCGATCTCGACAAGCTGCTGCAGAACTTCACGAACACCTCGCAGCCGCCGATCCAGATCGCCGGGCTGACCTCGCAGCAGCCAGGATCGGCCACTCCGGAGCTGCCCCTGCCCTTGCCGACCACGGCGCCGCCGGCGAAGAACCAGGCCGGACCCGGCGGGCTGCTCGGCGGCCTCCTGGGCGGCCTGCTCGGGGGAGGTGCCGGATGA
- a CDS encoding MCE family protein — MTSRKTRIQLIAFVVIAVVSVVYAGGKYAGLDRLFGSRGYQVTLQLADSGGIFVNSEVAYRGVTVGRVSAMTLTGHGLDVHLDLDSGGPDIPDDLHAQVANRSAVGEQFVDLLPDRETGPYLHDGSVITQDRTSLPASPDSVLSHLDDLVASVHPDSLKTVVDETYDAFAGTGPQLQKLLDSTGSLTAKAAQYIPQTRGLLANSRTVFATQERQAQNITDFAGGLKTIAAQLKSSDPDLRTVIDQAPQLSRQISDVLATSGTDLGVIFANSLTTAQITSARTDAIEELLVAYPVISAFSPSTSPDGTGHLGVVFNFFDPASCTKGYEGTKQRPANDTTEAPVNVNAYCAEPPGSPVEVRGAQNAPYAGKPPAIPAAPKESAPSATPDANQLPGLLGLLTPPAGGLGALLGGS; from the coding sequence ATGACCTCGCGCAAGACGCGGATCCAGCTCATCGCGTTCGTGGTGATCGCCGTGGTGTCGGTGGTCTACGCGGGCGGCAAGTACGCGGGCCTCGACCGGCTTTTCGGCTCCCGTGGCTACCAGGTCACCTTGCAGCTGGCCGATTCCGGCGGCATCTTCGTCAACTCCGAGGTCGCCTACCGCGGCGTGACGGTCGGGCGCGTGTCGGCCATGACGCTCACCGGCCACGGCCTCGACGTGCACCTCGACCTCGACTCCGGCGGCCCGGACATCCCCGACGACCTCCACGCGCAGGTGGCGAACCGCTCGGCGGTGGGGGAGCAGTTCGTGGACCTGCTGCCCGACCGCGAGACGGGTCCGTACCTGCACGACGGCTCGGTGATCACGCAGGACCGCACGTCGCTGCCCGCGTCGCCCGACTCCGTGCTGTCGCATTTGGACGATCTCGTGGCGAGCGTGCACCCGGACTCGCTCAAGACCGTGGTCGACGAGACCTACGACGCGTTCGCCGGCACGGGCCCGCAGCTGCAGAAGCTGTTGGACAGCACGGGTTCGCTCACCGCCAAGGCCGCGCAGTACATCCCGCAGACGCGCGGGCTGCTGGCCAACTCGCGCACGGTGTTCGCCACGCAGGAGCGCCAGGCGCAGAACATCACCGACTTCGCGGGCGGGCTGAAGACGATCGCGGCGCAGCTCAAGTCGTCGGATCCCGACCTGCGCACGGTGATCGACCAGGCGCCGCAGCTGAGCCGCCAGATCAGCGACGTGCTCGCCACCTCGGGCACCGATCTCGGCGTGATCTTCGCGAACTCCCTGACCACCGCTCAGATCACGTCCGCACGCACCGACGCGATCGAGGAGCTGCTGGTCGCCTACCCGGTGATCTCGGCGTTCTCGCCGTCGACGTCACCGGACGGCACCGGGCACCTGGGCGTGGTGTTCAACTTCTTCGACCCGGCGTCGTGCACCAAGGGCTACGAGGGCACGAAACAGCGCCCGGCCAATGACACCACCGAGGCGCCGGTGAACGTGAACGCCTACTGCGCCGAGCCGCCGGGCAGCCCGGTCGAGGTCCGCGGTGCGCAGAACGCGCCGTATGCCGGGAAGCCGCCCGCGATCCCGGCCGCGCCGAAGGAATCGGCGCCGTCGGCCACTCCGGACGCGAACCAGTTGCCGGGTCTGCTCGGCCTGCTCACGCCGCCGGCCGGCGGCCTCGGGGCGCTGCTGGGCGGGTCGTGA
- a CDS encoding GDSL-type esterase/lipase family protein: MIDLPDVVRGALELERTERGLVPHRLPAWARARGDAQLAMVEAQPSGVRLVFRTAATVLELDAVRTKVSYVGAAARPDGVYELFVDGAPAGAGTVGGGDELLVDMTTGGTEVRRGEPGTVWFAGLPARTKDVEIWLPHNELTTLVELRTDAPASAANPDGRLRWLHHGSSISQGSGAASPTTTWPAVAARHAGVELTNLGFGGSALLDPFTAQVMRDTPADVVSVKLGINVVNADLMRLRAFGPAVHGFLDTIRAGHPTTPLLVVSPLLCPIHEDTPGPGAPVFEADGVVRFRATGEPGPGKLTLKVIREELARVVAQRGDDPNLHLLDGLTLYGEQDFAELPLPDALHPDSETHRRVGERFAHLVFGSGGPFA, encoded by the coding sequence ATGATCGACTTGCCCGATGTCGTCCGCGGCGCCCTGGAACTCGAGCGCACCGAGCGTGGCCTCGTGCCGCACCGGTTGCCCGCGTGGGCCAGGGCACGCGGCGACGCGCAGCTGGCCATGGTGGAGGCGCAGCCCTCCGGGGTGCGGCTGGTGTTCCGGACCGCGGCGACCGTCTTGGAGCTGGACGCGGTGCGCACCAAGGTGTCCTACGTCGGCGCGGCAGCGCGGCCCGACGGGGTGTACGAGCTGTTCGTGGACGGCGCTCCCGCCGGCGCGGGGACGGTGGGCGGCGGGGACGAGCTCCTCGTCGACATGACGACCGGCGGCACCGAGGTGCGGCGCGGCGAGCCGGGCACGGTGTGGTTCGCCGGCCTGCCCGCGCGGACCAAGGACGTCGAGATCTGGTTGCCGCACAACGAGCTCACCACGCTCGTCGAGCTGCGGACCGATGCGCCGGCCAGCGCGGCGAACCCCGACGGCCGGCTGCGGTGGCTGCACCACGGCAGCTCCATCAGCCAGGGGTCGGGCGCGGCGAGCCCCACCACGACGTGGCCGGCGGTGGCCGCGAGGCACGCGGGCGTGGAGCTGACCAACCTGGGCTTCGGCGGCAGCGCGCTGCTGGATCCGTTCACCGCGCAGGTCATGCGCGACACCCCGGCCGACGTCGTGAGCGTGAAGCTCGGCATCAACGTCGTCAACGCCGACCTCATGCGGCTGCGCGCGTTCGGCCCCGCCGTGCACGGGTTCCTCGACACGATCCGCGCCGGCCACCCCACCACACCGCTGCTGGTCGTCTCACCGCTGCTGTGCCCGATCCACGAGGACACCCCCGGCCCCGGCGCCCCGGTCTTCGAGGCCGACGGCGTGGTCCGCTTCCGCGCGACCGGCGAACCCGGCCCGGGCAAGCTGACGCTGAAGGTCATCCGGGAAGAACTCGCGCGGGTCGTCGCGCAGCGCGGCGACGACCCGAACCTGCACCTGCTCGACGGCCTGACCCTGTACGGCGAGCAGGACTTCGCGGAGCTGCCCCTGCCCGACGCCCTGCACCCGGACTCCGAGACCCACCGGCGCGTCGGCGAACGCTTCGCGCACCTGGTGTTCGGCTCAGGCGGCCCGTTCGCTTAG
- a CDS encoding AAA family ATPase, giving the protein MRDSQKAEIAQISEAVARSMFTQAAMYWGIDREVHARLPETIRRHAEGLLPPLARAAVADATPDLAEAQASVELALRDTLRASAAEAVETTSARLLPELAERAVQAATPDVESIRAKLVSAATPEVAEALREQTAHTVGEAVAQATAELRTTLADQLRRTVLPDLAREAIAKATPDLGEAREHLLHEATAALSGTIEKAVAEVARQAKPDLVERVSAVALARVRSAVQAAAEKELARYSPTVVSVVLPQGKPIELAEDTHSVLPEVLVALHARCHVLLVGPAGTGKSMLAKHAAQALGLQLQALSLGPTTPMSKVFGYYDANGHYHDTPFRRAFEHGGVMLLDELDNGHPGLLAELNQALALGVCAFADRMVTAHADFRLVATGNTYGTGGDRQYVGRQTLDSATLDRFVVLDVPIDEGLEERIALRHAPSHPDEVEELVASIRELRATALAKKLPVILSPRASIDGAKLLEAGATVEQVMQWRVIRGLSDAHRAALGLD; this is encoded by the coding sequence GTGCGGGACAGCCAGAAAGCCGAGATCGCCCAGATCTCCGAGGCCGTGGCGCGGTCGATGTTCACCCAGGCCGCGATGTACTGGGGCATCGACCGCGAGGTGCACGCGCGTCTGCCCGAGACGATCCGCCGTCACGCCGAGGGACTGCTGCCGCCGCTCGCGCGGGCCGCGGTCGCCGACGCGACGCCGGACCTGGCCGAGGCCCAGGCGTCGGTGGAGCTCGCGCTGCGGGACACGCTGCGCGCATCGGCGGCCGAAGCGGTGGAGACCACGTCGGCGCGGCTGCTCCCGGAGCTGGCCGAGCGCGCGGTGCAGGCAGCGACGCCCGACGTCGAGTCCATCCGCGCGAAGCTGGTGTCCGCAGCCACACCGGAGGTAGCCGAAGCCCTGCGCGAGCAGACCGCCCACACCGTGGGCGAAGCCGTGGCGCAGGCCACCGCCGAGCTGCGGACCACGCTCGCCGATCAGCTCCGGCGCACGGTGCTGCCGGACCTCGCCCGCGAGGCCATCGCGAAAGCCACGCCCGATCTCGGCGAGGCCCGCGAGCACCTGCTGCACGAAGCGACGGCCGCGCTGTCCGGCACGATCGAGAAGGCCGTGGCCGAGGTGGCGCGGCAGGCCAAACCCGACCTCGTCGAGCGCGTGTCGGCCGTGGCCCTTGCCCGCGTCCGCTCGGCCGTGCAGGCGGCGGCCGAGAAGGAGCTCGCCCGGTATTCGCCGACCGTGGTGTCGGTGGTGCTGCCCCAGGGCAAGCCGATCGAGCTGGCCGAGGACACCCACTCCGTGCTGCCGGAGGTGCTGGTCGCGCTGCACGCGCGCTGCCACGTGCTGCTCGTCGGTCCTGCGGGCACCGGCAAGTCCATGCTGGCCAAGCACGCGGCGCAGGCGCTGGGCCTGCAGTTGCAGGCGCTTTCGCTGGGCCCGACCACCCCGATGAGCAAGGTGTTCGGCTATTACGACGCCAACGGCCACTACCACGACACACCGTTCCGCCGTGCGTTCGAGCACGGTGGCGTGATGCTGCTCGACGAGCTCGACAACGGCCACCCCGGCCTGCTGGCCGAGCTCAACCAGGCGCTCGCGCTGGGCGTGTGCGCCTTCGCCGACCGCATGGTCACCGCGCACGCCGACTTCCGGCTCGTGGCCACCGGCAACACCTACGGCACCGGCGGCGACCGCCAGTACGTCGGCCGCCAGACGCTCGATTCGGCCACGCTGGACCGGTTCGTGGTCCTCGACGTGCCCATCGACGAAGGGCTGGAGGAACGGATCGCGCTGCGGCACGCGCCTTCGCACCCGGACGAGGTGGAGGAGCTGGTGGCGTCGATCCGCGAGCTGCGCGCGACCGCGCTGGCCAAGAAGCTCCCGGTGATCCTCTCGCCGCGCGCCAGCATCGACGGCGCGAAGCTGCTGGAAGCCGGCGCCACCGTGGAACAGGTCATGCAGTGGCGCGTGATCCGCGGGCTGTCCGACGCCCACCGCGCGGCGCTCGGGCTGGACTGA